The proteins below are encoded in one region of Microbacterium pygmaeum:
- a CDS encoding ROK family transcriptional regulator produces MRTDSRETLAREVLIHGPIGRSALGRRLGLSPASLTRLARPLLERGVFVELGENSDGSVGRPARPLDIAPDLGSFVGVKITGDAAFAVLTDARARVVAEAESVIADVSPSAVVSRVADLIEGLARRDPHPLVGIGVSLGGAVDEDGRVIRAPFLNWTDVGLGALIAEATGTTVTVENDVVALVEAERWFGAGRGRDGFALITIGAGVGYGLVIGGDAVHTREAGVGLGGHIPIDPTGPLCPEGHRGCSSALLTSVGMCAQVGAALGRAVAYEEVLSLAEQGDPAAAAVVDAAARGLGRMIALAANLTMQPTVVLAGDGIGLWRIAAERIVAATGAERDPLAEPVEILVDEAGFRAWARGAAAVAIQAAVARL; encoded by the coding sequence ATGCGCACAGACAGTCGCGAAACACTTGCGCGTGAGGTGCTCATCCACGGGCCCATCGGCCGGAGCGCGCTCGGACGACGCCTCGGGCTGTCGCCCGCGAGCCTCACCCGGCTCGCCAGGCCGCTGCTGGAGCGAGGTGTGTTCGTCGAGCTCGGCGAGAACTCCGACGGTTCGGTCGGCAGGCCCGCCCGACCGTTGGACATCGCGCCCGACCTCGGCTCGTTCGTCGGAGTGAAGATCACCGGTGATGCGGCATTCGCGGTGCTCACCGATGCGCGCGCGAGGGTCGTTGCGGAGGCTGAGTCCGTCATCGCCGACGTTTCGCCCTCCGCCGTGGTGTCGCGTGTCGCTGACCTCATCGAGGGTCTCGCCCGACGCGATCCGCACCCGCTCGTCGGCATCGGCGTGAGTCTCGGCGGCGCGGTCGACGAAGACGGGCGCGTCATCCGCGCACCGTTTCTGAACTGGACTGATGTCGGTCTCGGCGCGCTGATCGCGGAGGCGACGGGAACGACCGTGACGGTGGAGAACGACGTCGTCGCGCTGGTGGAAGCTGAGCGATGGTTCGGCGCCGGCCGTGGACGCGACGGCTTCGCTCTGATCACGATCGGCGCCGGCGTCGGTTATGGGCTGGTCATCGGCGGGGACGCGGTCCATACGCGCGAGGCCGGGGTCGGCCTCGGGGGGCACATACCGATCGATCCGACGGGCCCGCTCTGCCCCGAGGGGCACCGTGGGTGCTCCTCCGCGCTGCTCACCTCTGTGGGAATGTGCGCTCAGGTGGGAGCCGCGCTCGGACGAGCGGTGGCATATGAGGAGGTGCTCTCCCTCGCCGAGCAAGGCGACCCCGCGGCGGCCGCGGTGGTCGACGCCGCGGCTCGCGGGCTGGGCCGCATGATCGCGCTCGCGGCGAATCTCACCATGCAGCCGACGGTCGTCCTCGCGGGCGACGGTATCGGCCTGTGGAGGATCGCGGCCGAGCGGATCGTCGCCGCCACCGGTGCGGAGCGCGACCCGCTCGCCGAGCCGGTGGAGATCCTCGTCGACGAGGCGGGCTTCCGGGCGTGGGCTCGCGGCGCCGCCGCGGTGGCGATCCAGGCGGCGGTCGCCCGGCTGTGA
- a CDS encoding ABC transporter substrate-binding protein — translation MTNRHRPTARAVAMLTVAGVAIGLGGCAGSSGDGVTTLNFFQFKGEALEDFDQMIADFEAENPDIRIVQNQVADADTLIRTLLVKDRVPDIITLNANGNFGRLAEAGVFRDFSDEPVLQTINPAVQDILADLGSYGDEVNGLGYVNNANGVIYNQAIFDDLGLEVPETWDEFIAVCDALVAAGITPFYGTLADSWTGMPSWNALGAYPAQDDFFDKMREEGEDVGPDSAVSFEKDFPDAMDQQYTLFSEYMQDGYRGRTYDDGNAAFANGEVAMLLQGIWATNPIKQTNPDIQMGIFPYPATDDPDDRLLVSGVDVVFTMGKDNPKEEAAMRFIDYAFSKDVIEEFAASQNMVPSVEGAELSDDPALQSVKPYFDDGRITGFIDHQVPPSIPLTQIVQEFLFNGDTQAALAALDNEWRKVAARTIPVTTGDDR, via the coding sequence ATGACCAACAGACATCGACCGACGGCCCGCGCCGTCGCCATGCTCACCGTGGCGGGTGTCGCGATCGGGCTGGGCGGATGCGCCGGCAGCTCCGGCGACGGGGTGACGACGCTCAACTTCTTCCAGTTCAAGGGCGAGGCTCTCGAAGACTTCGATCAGATGATCGCCGACTTCGAAGCCGAGAACCCCGACATCCGCATCGTACAGAACCAGGTCGCGGATGCCGATACCCTCATCCGCACGCTGCTCGTGAAAGATCGAGTCCCCGACATCATCACGCTCAACGCCAATGGCAACTTCGGTCGGCTTGCCGAGGCAGGCGTGTTCCGGGACTTCTCGGACGAGCCGGTGCTGCAGACGATCAACCCAGCGGTGCAGGACATCCTCGCCGACCTCGGCAGCTACGGCGACGAAGTCAACGGCCTGGGCTACGTGAACAACGCCAACGGCGTGATCTACAACCAGGCGATCTTCGACGACCTCGGGCTCGAGGTCCCCGAGACGTGGGACGAGTTCATCGCGGTCTGCGACGCCCTCGTCGCAGCCGGCATCACCCCTTTCTACGGGACTCTTGCCGACTCGTGGACGGGAATGCCGTCGTGGAACGCGCTTGGCGCGTATCCCGCGCAGGACGACTTCTTCGACAAGATGCGCGAAGAGGGCGAGGATGTCGGTCCCGACTCGGCGGTGTCGTTCGAGAAGGACTTCCCCGATGCCATGGATCAGCAGTACACGCTCTTCTCGGAGTACATGCAGGACGGGTACCGCGGTCGCACGTACGACGACGGGAACGCCGCGTTCGCGAACGGCGAGGTGGCGATGCTGCTGCAGGGGATCTGGGCGACGAACCCCATCAAGCAGACCAACCCGGACATCCAGATGGGCATCTTCCCCTATCCGGCCACCGACGACCCGGACGATCGCCTGCTCGTCTCCGGCGTGGATGTGGTCTTCACGATGGGCAAGGACAACCCGAAGGAAGAGGCGGCGATGCGCTTCATCGACTACGCCTTCTCTAAAGACGTCATCGAGGAATTCGCAGCATCGCAGAACATGGTGCCTTCGGTCGAGGGTGCCGAACTCAGCGACGACCCAGCCCTCCAATCGGTGAAGCCCTACTTCGACGACGGCCGGATCACCGGGTTCATCGACCATCAGGTTCCGCCGAGCATCCCGCTCACGCAGATCGTCCAGGAGTTCCTCTTCAACGGTGACACGCAGGCCGCGCTCGCCGCGCTCGACAACGAGTGGCGAAAAGTCGCCGCCCGAACCATCCCGGTCACGACAGGAGACGATCGATGA
- a CDS encoding sirohydrochlorin chelatase, whose amino-acid sequence MTDPVLIACSHGTSSEAGRAAIRAIIAEAQALLPGVRIVPTFVDVEHPQIDEVVAAQTTASAPGSQDPADAVAAVVVPLLLSSGYHTRVDITRAVSAADGRAIVTTPIGTHPLVADLIVRRLRAAGAVADDVVVLAAAGSSDPASAADVRQVAAEVSRLWGGEIAVGFAASSEPLLPDALAVAKRAGRRTVAASYVLAPGHFARVISRAGFDVVTEPLGPDEALGAVVAARYRAAVADLPAFLPGEHPGPPGQNPGGRRVDVHR is encoded by the coding sequence ATGACGGATCCGGTCCTGATCGCGTGTTCGCACGGAACGAGCTCCGAAGCAGGTCGGGCGGCGATCCGCGCGATCATCGCGGAAGCCCAAGCGCTGCTGCCCGGTGTCCGCATCGTTCCCACCTTCGTGGATGTGGAGCACCCGCAGATCGATGAGGTGGTCGCGGCTCAGACGACGGCGTCTGCGCCGGGAAGCCAGGACCCGGCCGATGCAGTCGCCGCCGTCGTGGTCCCTCTCCTCCTCTCGAGCGGCTATCACACCCGAGTCGACATCACCCGCGCCGTGAGCGCGGCCGATGGTCGAGCGATCGTCACCACGCCGATCGGAACCCATCCACTCGTTGCCGACCTCATCGTCCGAAGACTTCGCGCGGCGGGCGCCGTTGCGGACGACGTCGTCGTGCTCGCTGCCGCCGGATCCAGCGATCCGGCATCAGCGGCCGATGTTCGCCAGGTGGCCGCGGAGGTGTCGAGACTGTGGGGCGGCGAGATCGCCGTCGGTTTCGCCGCCAGTTCCGAGCCCCTCCTGCCCGATGCGCTGGCCGTCGCGAAGCGCGCCGGCCGTCGCACCGTCGCCGCCAGCTATGTGCTCGCTCCCGGCCATTTCGCCCGAGTGATCAGCCGCGCAGGCTTCGACGTCGTCACCGAACCGCTCGGACCAGACGAGGCCCTCGGAGCCGTCGTCGCCGCAAGATATCGTGCAGCCGTGGCGGATCTACCCGCCTTCCTCCCCGGCGAGCACCCGGGCCCGCCCGGCCAGAACCCGGGCGGGAGACGAGTAGACGTTCATCGATGA
- the fdhD gene encoding formate dehydrogenase accessory sulfurtransferase FdhD: MGRITVRTSITRIVLNDDDAVARRRADVLAVEEPLEIRVAGKPLSVTMRTPGHDVELAAGFLVSEGIIAAGEEFRSAIHCGGPGAGSSDAGALLSIGPAPVGVLANGENTYNVLDVALAAGIELPSTDIARNFYTTSSCGVCGTASIDAIEKNSRYDVRADPATVDAGLVQRLPDLLRDGQAVFEKTGGLHAAALFDAATGELMVLREDVGRHNAVDKVVGWALLNDRLPMAGTVLQVSGRASFELVQKAVMAGIPILSAVSAPSSLAVELATSAGLTLIGFVRGSSMNVYSSPARVLAGRARVLAGEEGG; this comes from the coding sequence ATGGGCCGGATCACCGTCCGCACCTCGATCACGCGCATCGTGCTGAACGACGACGATGCCGTCGCGCGCCGCCGGGCCGACGTGCTGGCCGTGGAGGAACCCCTCGAGATCCGCGTGGCCGGCAAGCCGCTCTCGGTCACGATGCGAACGCCCGGACACGACGTCGAGCTGGCGGCGGGGTTCCTCGTCAGCGAGGGAATCATCGCTGCCGGGGAAGAATTCCGGTCGGCCATCCACTGCGGAGGACCCGGCGCCGGGTCGTCCGATGCAGGCGCCCTGCTGTCGATCGGACCTGCCCCCGTGGGCGTCCTGGCGAACGGCGAGAACACGTACAACGTCTTGGATGTCGCGCTCGCCGCCGGGATCGAGCTGCCTTCGACCGACATCGCCCGCAACTTCTACACCACCAGTTCGTGCGGTGTCTGCGGCACCGCATCGATCGACGCGATCGAGAAGAACTCGCGCTACGACGTCAGAGCGGACCCCGCGACCGTCGACGCCGGATTGGTGCAGCGTCTGCCCGACCTGCTCCGCGACGGGCAGGCGGTCTTCGAGAAGACGGGTGGACTGCACGCCGCCGCGCTCTTCGACGCCGCGACGGGCGAACTGATGGTGCTGCGCGAGGACGTGGGGCGGCACAATGCCGTCGATAAGGTCGTGGGTTGGGCGCTGCTCAACGATCGTCTGCCGATGGCGGGGACGGTGCTGCAGGTCTCGGGTCGAGCCAGTTTCGAGCTCGTTCAGAAGGCGGTGATGGCCGGCATCCCCATCCTGTCCGCCGTATCTGCGCCATCTTCGCTGGCGGTGGAGCTCGCGACGTCGGCCGGCCTCACGCTCATCGGCTTCGTGCGAGGCTCATCGATGAACGTCTACTCGTCTCCCGCCCGGGTTCTGGCCGGGCGGGCCCGGGTGCTCGCCGGGGAGGAAGGCGGGTAG
- a CDS encoding FdhF/YdeP family oxidoreductase, with protein MATKPPNADIDETQVRVTSRKKVAVGVPAVLHALQVSNDQMGLTRTIRTLLQVNQKGGFDCPGCAWPEEDKRHIAEFCENGAKAVAEEATIRRVTPEFFAEHSIAELRAHDDWWLGQQGRLTHPMILDEGATHYRPIAWDDALDEVAAALRGLDDPNEAVFYTSGRTSNEAAFLYQLLVRGLGTNNLPDCSNMCHESSGSALTETLGIGKGTVTIEDMHNADLLIVAGQNPGTNHPRMLSALEKAKDNGASIVAVNPLPEAGLIRYRNPQTPRGVILGGKKLADEFVQIRLGGDQALFQAIGKHLLEVEHATSGPDAGAVLDHDFIAAHTTGFAEYTAAIAAVPWRDLVAATGVPEKTLRRVAERVRTSKATIVCWAMGLTQHKHSVATLRDVVNVLLLQGNIGRPGAGVCPVRGHSNVQGDRTMGIYEKPSESFLSALDREFAFTAPRAHGHDTVEAIRAMRDGEARVFMAMGGNFISATPDTKVVEAAVRTVDLTVQVSTKLNRSHVVTGKRAIILPTLGRTDRDLRGGGEQRVTVEDSMSAVHASRGRLVPPSEDMLSEVAIVARLCGRLFGSDTRSTFEPQIEGRSAVDVDAGQPEHDGIRSDAPAVGHTSAARSERGTRPRTVPHADWAALEADYTLIRRHIAAVIPGFDDFERRIQKGRTLFLPNGPRDDRSFATSTGKAMFTANPLEYPFIPRGRLLLQTLRSHDQYNTTIYGKDDRYRGIHGGRRVILVNRKDIHQLGFQEDDIVDLVSEWRDGIERRAEEFRIVAYSTPRGNAAAYYPETNVLVPLDSTADVSGTPTSKSVIVRLERRPVGA; from the coding sequence ATGGCGACGAAGCCCCCGAACGCAGACATCGACGAGACGCAGGTGCGCGTCACGAGCCGCAAGAAAGTCGCCGTGGGCGTGCCCGCTGTGCTGCACGCACTGCAGGTCTCCAACGATCAGATGGGGCTCACGCGCACGATCCGGACACTCCTTCAGGTGAACCAGAAGGGCGGCTTCGACTGCCCGGGATGCGCCTGGCCGGAAGAAGACAAGCGGCACATCGCCGAGTTCTGCGAGAACGGCGCGAAGGCCGTGGCAGAAGAAGCCACGATCCGACGGGTGACACCGGAGTTCTTCGCGGAGCACTCGATCGCAGAGCTGCGAGCGCATGACGACTGGTGGCTCGGCCAGCAGGGCCGGCTGACGCATCCGATGATCCTGGACGAAGGCGCCACCCACTATCGCCCGATCGCATGGGATGACGCGCTGGACGAGGTGGCGGCAGCCCTCCGCGGACTCGACGACCCGAACGAGGCGGTGTTCTACACGTCTGGCCGCACCTCGAACGAGGCTGCGTTCCTCTACCAGCTGCTCGTCCGCGGCCTCGGCACCAACAACCTGCCCGACTGCTCGAACATGTGCCATGAGTCATCGGGTTCGGCGCTCACCGAGACCCTGGGCATCGGCAAAGGCACCGTCACCATCGAAGACATGCACAACGCCGACCTGCTCATCGTCGCCGGGCAGAACCCCGGCACGAATCACCCGCGCATGCTCAGTGCGCTCGAGAAGGCGAAAGACAACGGGGCGAGCATCGTCGCGGTGAATCCGCTGCCCGAGGCCGGTCTCATCCGTTACCGCAACCCGCAGACTCCGCGCGGGGTCATTCTGGGCGGCAAGAAACTCGCCGACGAATTCGTGCAGATCCGGCTCGGCGGAGACCAGGCGCTGTTCCAGGCGATCGGGAAGCACCTGCTCGAGGTCGAGCACGCGACGTCCGGCCCCGACGCCGGCGCGGTGCTCGATCACGACTTCATCGCCGCGCACACCACCGGCTTCGCCGAGTACACGGCAGCCATCGCGGCCGTCCCGTGGCGCGACCTGGTCGCGGCGACAGGCGTGCCGGAGAAGACGCTGCGGCGCGTTGCGGAGCGGGTCCGCACGTCCAAGGCCACCATCGTGTGCTGGGCGATGGGACTGACGCAGCACAAGCACTCGGTCGCGACGCTGCGCGATGTGGTGAACGTGCTCCTGCTGCAGGGGAACATCGGCCGGCCGGGTGCCGGGGTCTGCCCCGTCCGCGGCCATTCGAACGTGCAGGGCGATCGCACCATGGGGATCTACGAGAAGCCGTCGGAGTCGTTCCTCTCCGCGCTCGACCGGGAATTCGCGTTCACCGCGCCCCGGGCGCACGGCCACGACACCGTCGAGGCGATCAGGGCGATGCGCGACGGCGAGGCGCGCGTCTTCATGGCGATGGGCGGCAACTTCATCTCTGCGACGCCCGACACCAAGGTCGTGGAGGCCGCAGTGCGCACCGTCGATCTCACGGTGCAGGTATCGACCAAGCTCAACCGTTCGCACGTCGTGACCGGAAAGCGCGCCATCATCCTGCCGACGCTCGGCCGAACAGACCGAGATCTGCGCGGCGGCGGCGAGCAGCGGGTCACCGTGGAGGACTCCATGAGCGCCGTCCACGCCTCGCGTGGCCGGCTCGTCCCGCCGTCGGAGGACATGCTCAGCGAGGTGGCGATCGTGGCACGTCTGTGCGGGCGACTGTTCGGGTCGGACACCCGCAGCACGTTCGAGCCGCAGATCGAGGGACGAAGCGCGGTTGATGTCGATGCCGGCCAGCCCGAGCACGATGGAATCCGATCGGATGCCCCGGCGGTGGGACACACGTCGGCTGCTCGGTCCGAGCGTGGCACTCGGCCCCGGACGGTTCCACATGCCGACTGGGCGGCGCTGGAGGCGGACTACACGCTGATCCGCCGGCATATCGCGGCCGTGATCCCCGGCTTCGATGACTTCGAGCGCAGGATACAGAAGGGACGCACACTGTTCCTGCCAAACGGTCCCCGCGACGACCGCAGTTTCGCGACCTCGACCGGAAAGGCGATGTTCACTGCCAATCCGCTGGAGTATCCCTTCATCCCGCGCGGGCGACTGCTGCTGCAGACGCTGCGATCGCACGATCAGTACAACACCACGATCTACGGCAAAGACGACCGCTACCGGGGTATCCACGGTGGGCGGCGCGTCATCCTGGTCAACCGGAAGGACATCCACCAGCTCGGCTTCCAAGAGGACGACATCGTCGACCTCGTCTCGGAGTGGCGCGACGGGATCGAGCGTCGTGCCGAGGAATTCCGGATCGTGGCGTACTCCACGCCACGCGGGAACGCGGCTGCCTACTACCCCGAGACCAACGTGCTGGTGCCGCTGGACTCGACCGCCGACGTCAGCGGCACGCCGACCTCCAAATCGGTCATCGTGCGGCTGGAACGACGACCGGTAGGGGCATGA
- a CDS encoding alpha-galactosidase has translation MDTLHLRRGGTSVVLDLSATPHPAMVHWGEELAGSTRDTLASLAIAAQPQRVSGGLDETPRLGLVATQAGGWLGSAGLEGHRAGTSTSARFEVAGVQANDHRATISLVDDEARLAAQVELRVGPSGLLRQRILVRNTGTTDYTVQSLQAVFPVPWDATELLDTTGRHLRERSPQRRAFTFGTHLRESRRGRPGADATLLLAAGRPGFGFEHGRVHGIHVAWSGNHRVIAERAVTGEAFLAGGELLLPGEAILEPGAAVQTPWVIGSWGDGLTELSSRFHAEWRARPHHPRRPRPITLNTWEAVYFDHTLPKLTALADAAAGVGVERFVLDDGWFTGRRDDTAGLGDWYVDESVWPEGLHPLIDHVRALGMEFGLWVEPEMINPDSDLARRHPDWILRGRMALPPPARQQQVLDLARPDAYEYISRRLHALLDEYPITYLKWDHNRDLADAGSGPQGVSRVHAHTLAVYRLLDELKMRHPGLEIESCASGGARVDLGILDRTDRVWTSDSLDPLERLTNQRYTGLVVPPEMMGMHLTSPVVHSSGRTVALGLSGAVALFGHFGIEWDLTSVGDATRDEIARWVALAKRLRPLVASGTVVHVDGTDPGVDVRGMVAADAASAVYTITQIETSVAYPAGRVRLPGLAPSRRYRMRVVPVGATGRDAAQSPLAWAHHETVLTGRELESVGIRPPVQFPQQATVIELIAEP, from the coding sequence ATGGATACTCTGCACCTGCGCCGCGGTGGGACCAGTGTGGTGCTGGATCTGTCCGCCACCCCCCATCCCGCAATGGTGCACTGGGGCGAAGAGCTCGCCGGATCGACCCGCGACACGCTGGCGTCCCTGGCGATCGCGGCGCAGCCGCAGCGGGTGTCCGGTGGCCTGGACGAAACACCGCGTCTCGGGCTAGTGGCCACGCAGGCAGGTGGCTGGCTCGGCTCCGCCGGTCTGGAAGGCCACCGCGCCGGAACGAGCACAAGCGCCCGATTCGAGGTTGCAGGGGTCCAGGCGAACGATCACCGCGCCACGATCTCGCTCGTGGACGACGAAGCCCGTCTGGCCGCGCAGGTCGAGTTGCGCGTCGGACCGAGCGGTCTGCTTCGTCAGCGCATCCTGGTCCGCAACACGGGTACGACCGACTACACCGTCCAGTCGCTGCAGGCTGTGTTCCCTGTTCCGTGGGATGCGACGGAGCTGCTCGACACGACGGGCCGGCACCTGCGCGAGCGGTCACCGCAACGCAGGGCGTTCACCTTCGGGACACACCTGCGAGAGAGTCGGCGTGGCAGACCCGGCGCGGATGCCACGCTGCTGCTTGCCGCCGGCAGGCCGGGATTCGGTTTCGAGCACGGCCGCGTCCACGGAATTCACGTCGCGTGGAGCGGCAACCACCGGGTCATCGCCGAACGTGCCGTCACGGGCGAGGCATTCCTCGCAGGAGGAGAGCTCCTCTTGCCCGGTGAGGCCATCCTCGAACCCGGCGCTGCCGTGCAGACGCCCTGGGTCATCGGCTCGTGGGGTGACGGTTTGACGGAACTGTCCTCACGATTCCACGCAGAATGGCGCGCTCGCCCCCACCACCCCCGTCGACCGCGTCCCATCACGCTCAACACCTGGGAGGCCGTCTACTTCGATCACACGCTGCCGAAGCTGACCGCCCTCGCCGACGCGGCCGCCGGCGTCGGCGTCGAGCGGTTCGTGCTCGATGATGGATGGTTCACCGGGCGTCGCGATGACACTGCCGGCCTCGGCGACTGGTACGTCGACGAGAGCGTCTGGCCGGAGGGGCTGCACCCGCTCATCGATCACGTACGCGCCCTCGGGATGGAGTTCGGCCTCTGGGTGGAGCCCGAGATGATCAATCCGGACAGCGACCTTGCCCGCCGGCATCCGGATTGGATCCTGCGCGGACGCATGGCACTGCCGCCCCCGGCCCGCCAGCAGCAGGTCTTGGACCTCGCCCGCCCGGACGCATATGAGTACATCTCGCGCCGCTTGCACGCCCTGCTGGACGAGTACCCCATCACGTACCTCAAGTGGGATCACAACCGCGACCTCGCCGATGCCGGCAGCGGACCTCAGGGAGTGAGCCGCGTCCACGCGCACACACTGGCGGTGTACCGGCTCTTGGACGAGCTGAAGATGAGACATCCCGGCCTCGAGATCGAGTCCTGCGCGTCGGGCGGAGCACGCGTCGACCTCGGAATCCTGGATCGCACAGATCGCGTGTGGACCAGTGACAGCCTCGACCCGCTCGAGCGGCTGACCAATCAGCGGTACACCGGGCTGGTCGTTCCGCCCGAGATGATGGGCATGCACCTGACCAGTCCCGTCGTGCATTCCTCGGGCCGGACCGTCGCCCTCGGTCTCAGCGGTGCGGTGGCCCTGTTCGGGCACTTCGGCATCGAATGGGACCTCACCTCCGTCGGTGACGCCACGCGCGACGAGATCGCCCGATGGGTCGCGCTCGCCAAACGCCTCCGGCCGCTCGTCGCGAGTGGCACCGTCGTACACGTCGACGGCACCGATCCCGGAGTCGATGTACGGGGCATGGTGGCTGCCGACGCGGCGTCCGCCGTCTACACCATCACCCAGATCGAGACCTCCGTCGCCTACCCGGCCGGGCGGGTGCGGCTGCCGGGGCTGGCGCCGTCGCGCAGATACCGCATGCGAGTCGTTCCCGTCGGCGCCACCGGCCGCGACGCCGCCCAGTCCCCGCTCGCGTGGGCGCACCACGAGACGGTCCTGACCGGCCGTGAGCTCGAGTCGGTCGGAATCAGGCCGCCCGTGCAGTTCCCTCAGCAGGCGACCGTCATCGAGCTGATCGCGGAGCCATAG
- a CDS encoding molybdopterin molybdotransferase MoeA, with protein sequence MRPLLSVQDHLAAVLATVAPLDGETIPLDAASGRTLRESVSAAVAIPVFDNSAMDGFAVRFTDVARADRRQPIRLTVVADLPAGTNLDPRIPEGCAARIMTGSPVPTDADTVVPFEDTTGGLADSLETASVVVAPRTRGAHIRRAGEDVATGSLVVARGAVLGPLQVAAVAAAGVSGVVVGRRPRVAVISTGDELAEPGSALRPGQIPDSNGRLLSALVADAGCHVVMRTTISDQPAALEHLLDELARQAPSPRADVVVFSGGVSGGAYEVVKETLSGSMTFSDVAMQPGKPQAFGRLPDGTLAFGLPGNPVSAAVSFEVFVRPALLAMLGRSDLQRPVLALPTLRGWRSPEGKRQYVPVALDRSNPRSWHVVPATMSGSHRAGGIARAEAFAVIPPDVDVVRDGDVVDVMLIA encoded by the coding sequence ATGCGCCCGCTCCTGTCCGTGCAGGATCATCTCGCTGCGGTGCTCGCGACGGTCGCTCCGCTTGACGGCGAGACGATCCCGCTGGATGCGGCCTCGGGCCGGACGCTTCGCGAGTCGGTGTCGGCGGCAGTCGCGATTCCCGTGTTCGACAACTCGGCGATGGACGGCTTCGCCGTGCGATTCACCGATGTGGCGCGGGCCGATCGCCGACAGCCGATCCGGTTGACCGTCGTCGCAGATCTGCCCGCCGGAACGAACCTGGATCCGCGCATACCCGAGGGCTGTGCCGCGCGCATCATGACAGGATCGCCGGTCCCCACGGATGCCGACACGGTCGTGCCGTTCGAGGACACGACCGGCGGTCTTGCCGACTCGCTCGAGACCGCCTCGGTCGTCGTAGCCCCACGGACGCGCGGGGCGCACATCCGCCGCGCCGGTGAGGATGTCGCCACGGGCAGCCTGGTGGTGGCTCGAGGCGCGGTGCTGGGACCGCTGCAGGTGGCGGCGGTGGCCGCAGCGGGTGTGAGTGGTGTGGTCGTCGGGCGGCGACCGCGTGTGGCCGTCATCTCAACGGGTGATGAGTTGGCCGAACCCGGCAGCGCCTTGCGCCCCGGCCAGATCCCGGACTCCAACGGTCGGCTGCTGAGCGCACTCGTCGCCGACGCGGGATGCCACGTCGTGATGCGCACGACCATCTCCGACCAGCCGGCCGCGCTCGAGCATCTCCTCGACGAGCTCGCGCGGCAGGCACCGTCGCCACGAGCGGATGTCGTCGTGTTCTCCGGAGGGGTGAGCGGCGGCGCGTATGAGGTCGTCAAGGAGACGCTGTCCGGCTCGATGACCTTCAGCGACGTTGCGATGCAGCCGGGGAAGCCTCAGGCGTTCGGGCGATTGCCAGACGGCACCCTGGCTTTCGGGCTGCCGGGAAATCCCGTCAGCGCCGCAGTCTCGTTCGAGGTGTTCGTCCGCCCTGCGCTGTTGGCGATGCTGGGCAGGTCCGATCTGCAGCGGCCCGTGCTCGCCCTGCCCACGCTGCGGGGCTGGCGCTCACCCGAGGGAAAGCGGCAATACGTGCCCGTGGCGCTCGACCGGAGCAATCCGCGCTCGTGGCACGTCGTTCCGGCGACGATGAGCGGATCTCATCGCGCGGGAGGCATCGCTCGCGCGGAGGCGTTTGCGGTGATCCCGCCGGACGTCGACGTCGTCCGCGACGGCGATGTCGTGGATGTCATGCTGATCGCGTGA